The nucleotide window AAGATTCATCCTACGATGCACGACTCTAATGCTAGTAAACAAAACATCATCTCCactctcatcatcatcacaGATAAACATCATCACTCTCATCATTGTCATAAATTAACCATCAATTCTCTCATAATCACAACATCATAGACATTGATGACAGTCcgtcatatcatatttttagagtctttttaattaagttttaattctatttttattagtttagtacTTAAtttagagataggaaattgaggatcatgactcatgaattaacgttcttttatcgcttccgcggttattcaatcggtttaagagattaaaaggttataacctAGGAAAGGggtttgagtcaagagattgatcaaatctacttagttaatttgtcgtaagGATTGAATAGTAATTAGTAATAAAGGGAGGTAAACTACTCATATAAAACAATAGGGGATTCATCGGCTTAATCATCCTTCTcaaatcatatttcaacaacttatatttactttttatgcacACAAATCTACTGCCTCAGGCActtataaaatttacacatcctagatattaactttattgctaagttgagattaacacagtcctcgtggatacgaacttattttattacttcgatagttttagtacacttgctaaaagtctATCAAATTTTTGGCGCCGATGTCGGGGACTGTTAAATCATTTCAATTtggcaattttgtttttatttaggatttctgtcatttatatttttttttgtatatatatatatattgaaagaaaaatgatttatgctcttcgttttcttctcattgtactttgctactaaaaagtttatccaaGTTTTGTAGTTATGATAGACAGGTTACGCCTCTATGACACAGAAAAGATTTGGTCGTTgcagtatgaaaaatatatgctatcTTTGAAGATCAAATGTCTGGACAGTAAAATCTCGTTATTAAATGAGAGTTGTGGTCGTTGTGAGGCGAATCAATTAGGTAGTGATTGTGAAGGGAAGAAAGAGGTGATCAACAtcgattacaatactcaacttcaaaatattttagatgatttcttggtgtcaaatcaagtgtcatttgagaagtttgatgttcaGTGTGGTGATCTTGATGAGAAGACACATGAGTCTCAAAGGAAGTTGGTTAAGATGGAGACAAAATGTCACAAGGTTGTGGTGGAAGAAAGTCCCAAAGTGAGGAGTGTTGATATTTGTTCGAAATCTGAACCAACGGAGGTTAAGGAAATAATTCGTGTGCAAATGGATGCACGTCCTTCTCTAAGGTGGGAGAGCTTAAATTCCAAAAGATCAAAATTGAGTGCATGGGAGTATCTGATTCTTTGTGCTAAGTTCATGGAATTCCTaccaaacaagaggaagaagaagggtgaTTTATTTCTTGTATCATTTTTGCCACCCTAACAGTGTTGAAGCGTCAAGCTCAATGACGTAAAAGAAAGCGcttggtgggaggcaacccatcggATCTTAGATCTGCTCaggtattgtttttattttttttattgcattttattttacatattaaaaaaaaaaaaaaaagtggaaagatggacgaaaaaaaaaaatcaaagtccaCATCAGTTCTTTTACAATCACTCGTATTTGTCAGATGTCAATTGTGTCAGTTGAACTTTTAATCATTGTGTTGTTTATTTGGATAACTCAGTTGTACCCCATGTTAtgtaattgaatatgaacttgtttattattgacGAATTTGTTTATTAGTTGACTTTTTCCAGTTTAGTAACAATTGCTTGTTCAAGtggtattccaaaagttcatAAGGAGGTAGTGACTTGTATTTCAAAGGCGAAGTGTACGACATGTGTGATAGGTAGTCACAACTCCCAGAAATCTAACACTGTAAGGTTCAtggccaaattttattttttcaatttacttatatagtgttccatgcatttacatttctagaacttgcaTTGTTTCTTTACTTTCGATTGATCTTTGTTATATACACACTGAGGCAAAAGTGCTTGGTCATGTGAGCCTTTTGAAGCCTACcctgattttaattgaaattttatccTCTTTTTAGCCAAATTGAGCCGGTAGGTCTAgatctttttgttcggtgacaaactacaTTACAAGCTTAAAGACTTTTAGGATTTATCCCAAATTGTTTTTCTGAGTTAGGCATTGTAGAATATTGCTAAAtaataagtttggggttgctattggaatttacaaccaattaagtttggggtggggtACTAGAGATAAAGAAAGAACATTATCATGAACAATATGCTAAAATGGTGTattcaaagaagaagaaaaaaaaatgaatagaatGAAAAAGGGACAAAACATTGAAAATTCGAGTAACTTCACACTCGATTGTCCCAATTGTTATAAATAATCTCTAGTACCCGTGCAAGTATTGTTGTTCCAAAGGTGAATGATATATTGAATTTGTGCTTTAACTTTTGTAGGAGTGCCTAACTCAaaattttgtgtagcctacttatccaaatattatcGCACCTTCACCTAAGCCTCGTTATAACCATTTAAGACCTCAAAGTGtgcattgacattgattttgattgacgtttagaaacttttcaagcgTATGATAATATGTAGACCTGCATGTCGACTGTGTGTGAACCCTTATCAAATTGTTGAGTGGAGTTGTGTATGGTGGATGCAAGCAAGTCAAACTAGCTCATTTTTAGTTAGTAGGGAGATGAACTTTTGGGTACTATCGCTTGATCAGGTAATTGCTATTTTACTATCGATTGTCAACATTACAAGTgaattccttgaggacaaggaatgattcaagtttggggttgtgatgacagtccgtcatatcacatttttagagtctttttaattaagttttaattctatttttattagtttagtacTTAATTTAGAGtcctttttaaataaattgtcatGTTTGAATCAAGtattgaaatgattaaaattggTGTTTATTATCATGATTATTGGTAACATGATCAAAGAAGAGTAAATCAGGAggtgtcaaaaaaagaaatgcTTTAAGAATTCATTAACATGCTTATTTTGATccaagagaaagaaagaaaaaacgtGACATGCATCATCAATTAAGAAGGCAGCTAGGTCACAAGGATTATAAAAAGAGCGACTCACGCACAGAATTAAGATTTCACGTTGGGGAAAGTGAGCCGTACCAGGAGATCACAATTTTGGCCACATGGTTTTGGGAAGATAGAGCCGCACAGTAGAAATCAGCTAGGAAGCACATGATAATTGGAGGACAACAACAGCACCGTGAGATATAAACTGTGGAGCAAAGCCGGCAACGACGAAACTCtatcagtttattttttttattaaattgtttattcGTTTGATCATGTCTTGCTAATTTCCTTGTTGATTAAGCCATGATGAACctattgtaatatatgaatcagtagttgatactctctttattattaatgttattcagtctttattcagaattacttGTTCATTGCTTTTCAGATAATTGCTttgtatgactattaaccctagcttcgtgcaattacatgaattgatattaggaattgaatgactattaaccctagcttttaatcctgaaatagtaatcctgtttgattcaacataggaacctagagataggaaattgaggatcatgactcatgaattaacgttcttttatcgcttccgcggttattcaatcggtttaattAACGTTCTTTTATCGCTTCcgcggttattcaatcggtttaagagattaaaaggttataacctATGAAAGgattttgagtcaagagattgatcaaatcTACTTAGTTAATTTGTTGTAAGGATTGAATAGTAATTAATAATAAAGGGAGGTAAACTACTTATATAAAACAATAGGGTATTCATCGGCTTAATCATCCTTCTcaaatcatatttcaacaacttATATCTACTTTTTATGCACACAAATCTACTGCCTCAGGCActtataaaatttacacatcctagatattaactttattgctaaGTTGAGATTAACATAGTCCTCatggatacgaacttattttattacttcgatagttttagtacacttgctaaaagtctATCAGACATCGTCATTCTCATTGTTATTATAatataacatcatcatttccCATCGCGGTAatttctataaatatatatataatattaaccGTCATCATTCTTTGTCACAGTTGTAGGACTCCTCATCATTACTCTCTATCATCCATTTATATCACCACTTTATCTCTTCATTAATCCACACTTTACGAGTGACTCATTCTACATCAAcattcctttattttattttattattcttctCAGAGAGGTACTCTATTCTCTTATCTATTCTAGGCCCTCTATATACTTTATTCTGATACCATACCCTATTCCTAATTCTTAGTCTTAAGATATTTACTTGTTCATTATCATTACATATAACGTCTTCTCTCTTTACAACTAGATACTACTTCACCATCGTCATTAACTCCTTCATACTTATTCTTCTCAATAAAACCACTGTATATCTTATTACTTTGTTCTCATGTTCGTAGTCATCTATGCATCGTCCATTCCCCTTGTCTTAAATTTGGTCTAATTTAGAGTTATTATCTCACCCTATCATTAATTTTGACTTCAACAACTTTCCTCACTACGACTCCATTATAATTCATGGCTTTATTCTCTTGACATCGGTCATTATTATCATCGTCTAACCTTATAACTAAAATCTCTTATACTTCTCTTGCTACTTAACTACTTCAGCGTTTAAATTCGTCTCTAATTTGGGGGACTTATATTTATCCTAGCCATCTTGAATTAAACATCTCCCTTGTCTTTCATCTTATCATTGTTTTTCACTGCCTACGGTCTGTCCATcttttaaaaatcattaaattCACTTACAACGATATCATTGGTTTATGTTTTAGAATCGCTATTATCCTGAGGTAATAACTTCTATTTATACCTACCCACACTTCCCCATTTATATGCAGAGTTTAAGGACCTTTACTTTTAATCTACACTCTAACGCTCACTGATGCTCTCATAGATGTTTTGGATTCCACTAGAGGGGTTACGCTGAAAATTCATGGAAAGCGCAGCATGATCCACATGCTGTATTTCaatcataactcaagttatAAAGGTCCTAAAGGATCCCTACCAAAGATAATTGAAAGGTAACACGAACGTGCTCTCTGGGGGCACGACCGTGCACCCCTaacacaacaaaaacatcgACTGATGGGCACGGACCGTGCCTACAAGTGGCACGACCGTGAATGGGTGTCAGGTACTAAAAATCGTAGTTTTGCTGCGTTTTTGCTTACGGGGATCCTCCCGAAACCCCGTTTTCGACCTAGAACTCACGAAATTTGACGTTAAACTTCACCCCATGATTACCATGCCATTCAAACACGAATTCTTTATTAACATATAGGATTAATCATTCTATTTAAGGCtaaaaactcaattaaaaacttaaatttgTTTCCTCAATTCTCATCTTTCAACTTCGCATTTTAATTCGTTCGTCAACGATCTCTAATCACAATCTCATATAATAACAACAACGGCCTACCCTAAACTCTTTATAACCCcacaataaaaacataaaccCTATATATGAATAGATTCTACCCCTTACCTTAAATTCTTCAGAAGTTACGGCTTCTTGGCTTTCTTCTTACTATCCTCTTTTCTTGTTTCTAAGTTTCAGCAAAAATGATCTTCTGATTTCTGACTTTCTATTTAAATTAGGGAAATTGGTCCATTCACTTAAGACTATCTTTCTCTCATCTTCTTATCATAAATTTACTTCCACCCTCCCCCACTTATTTATTACTCATTTTTCCACACCTCCTActtctattatttcatttaattccTCTCCTCATCATATTAATCCTCATATTACATCATTACTCATCAAAACTCTATTTCTTTGAACATAATATAATACTAAAGAAAAGtgcatcatcataatcataactAAGActcaacttattttaattttattatattaattaattaaaaatttggggtgttacaatacactcacatatacatatatagacacacacacatatatacatacatctccctcttttttttccttaaaaaaaaaatatctcccCTTTCTTTCAGCAAACCCTTATCTAACTTCTCTCCAGGAACTCACCCACCGCCCTCACCCTTTTATTTAAaccttatattttcaagatatATTTTCATTGGTGGTGGGATGAGTGGTGTTTGGCCCTCAACACCATCATGTTTCCAGATCGTCTGTCGGCCCGTTTTGTTTCATTATATTTGATGTGTAGGGTTGGAGTAATTAACTTTCGATGTTGAATAATTATGGGATAGTCAAAGGTGTTGGTTGTGTCACCGCCACCTTGTTTGTATAAAACTAGTGAAGTCCATCGCAGCTCCGAATATCACTATGGTTACTTGTTGTTCATATGGCATGTTCTTGATCAAGTGGCGACTATTCCTTGTTGATCTGTTGGTTATGGGATCTGAAAGGTGGCTTCAACATAAACTTTAACTAGGATCTAGGTTTCCTGGTTTTATGGGATAGTTCAACAATAGGGCTACGGGATCTTGGTTCTAGTTGATCATGTTGAACCTCCGCCTCTTTCTATAGTGGTTGGTTTCTAGTTTTATTGCTTCGTCCCAAGAGATCCGAAAACCAACTTTTGGGTTGAGGGTTGTCTAAGCATAACTTTTGGTTTCTTCCTAATAGCCTTAAATTTGTTGGCCATAAATGGTTGATGATGCTTAAAGTTGTCGGGTTGATGTACTGGGTTGTCTCGGTGTTGAGGTCAAGTTCATTCGAATTTATCAAGATAGGGGCCCGACCCTATTCGGACCACTCACCATATTTTTGTGCAGTTTGATTTCGAGTACACATAAGCCATTGCGTTATACAAGTAATGTGTGGTTGTTTGTTATGATTGTGTTGTATTAaccattttggttttttttttcttcccgcAGGGTCAGATTTTATGGCCATTAATTTATGTACTCCTTATATTCATAGGATAAGGCTGCAGGATCAGTCTCCGAAATGAGTATAGATAAAGAAGAATTTGAGGATCAGTCTCTAAAGAACAAGTTGCTGGCATCTTGAGAAAGCCATTCATATTGGTCCTTTTAATATCTTGCAAAACAAGCTTGGAACAATTAAGATTTATTCCATCTTGAGGGGACCGTtaaaagataattagttaaagTTATAGATGTTATTACTTATATAGCAAGTAACCGCGAGAAATGCAACTTATATTACCGCTGTAACAAAGTTAGTTAGTTCCATTGGTTAGATATAGTTAGTTAGTAACGGTAGTTGTGTTAAGAGTTGTTGATCACACAATCTATATAATGTCATGGTACCTCATTGTAATACTCAGATTTTGGGAATAGTAAAATTCCCTCTTCTTACATACTTTGTCTTCTTCATAGCTATGTATTGCAAGCTTATTTTCTACTTTCATGGAGTTTGAGATCAACTCTTAAcacacatattttaaaaaatcacattGGGTATaagaaattgattaaaaaaacatagCTTAGGATTCCTCttgtttttttgaacaagtaagGACTTCTCTTGTTCATAGATGAAATTACAAAATACATTTGAATCTCACACATAACTGCGAGATCATAGGTTTGAACTGGAATGAAGATGTTCAATCAAACAATATCAACATCGAAAATTGAGCTAGCTCTTATTGACGGTACACAAATAAGCTTTATCAAGATGGCTTACTTTGTGTTTACAACATTGCACTTAGCGCGAATTTCACCTTGATTACCCGTCAACACACTCAATTGACTCATCTTAGTAATAGCAACGGAAAACTTCTCAAAAAACAGCTTCTGATTATTGGCAAATGAAGTGACTAATCCCTTTGTTCTCTTATCATTGAACAAGTCTTGGTCAGAAGTGAACAAACCACGACTATTCATTAATTCAAGGTAGTATTTGTTATCAAAAAATGTTGGTGTTCTCAAATCCAAGTTTGCTGTATTGTCTGAGCTTGCATTTGGACATCTAGTTTTGAGGCTTTTGGCTAAGGATTTTTCCATTGTAGGGTCCTTTGAAGAGAGCCTCTTGGAGAATGTGCTACAGTGTGCACGACCAAATGTGTGTGCACCTGATAAGGCAACAACATCTGTGACATCAAAGTTTTGTTCTGCAAATGTTTTGATTGTTTCATTGGTTTTCTTAAAGGGAGATGGAATTTTTGATGTTGCTTTTGTGTTGAATGTTAGACTATCTCTTCTTCCAAGTGGTACTTTAATTAAAGGGCCTCCTGACTGAAATattcaaacattaatttttatatgtaaaagaagaaaaacataatataaagttaaaattaaattaacgaCCAACATTTATAGATGAAATATGTAGAATCTGTTATAATTTCTTACTAATCAATTTGtaatgaaaaaagagagataattaatttaattttagctAGGATGATAGTAtagtttaaaaaacaattattctaTCTCCTTTGAgtagaaaaaagagagataattAAAACTAGTTCATAGAGATAAAAAGTTAATGGTGTTTTATCCCCCGTAATATAGGTCCTTTTTggtttttcccctgtaaaatattttaaataaagtcatttttttatgacctattaggggggtatgccaaatttttttttttacaggaacgtaaatcaaaaaaaatattttacaggggaaaaacaaaaaatgacatatattataggGATAAAACACCTTTAACCTTAAGATAAATATGTCCAATTCAAACTCATTAAAATTGTTCTTACTTGGAAAACAGCTTCACGAGCAGCTAAGACAGTGATATCAGCACATGAGACTATCCTTCCACACTTGTTGTGCACAATACTACGAATGTcatcaattgttcttaatgcttccTTTCTTAttcctacattttttatttcaccCTTTTCATCTTTGCCTCCTTTTGCATCCAACAAAATTGACCCATCACATCCCTACACATATCAAAGTTCATCACTCATGCATGGAACacgttttttaatatatatatatatatatatatatatataaaagggcaaacggcaacccggtgcactaaaacTCCCGCATATGCGGGGttcgggaaggggtcccaccattattggtgtattgccttgttttttacacaagaggctgtttccaggacttgaatcCGTGACCttccagtcacatgacaacaactttaccggTTGCGCCAAGGTTATCcctcattttttaatatatatatatatatatatatatatatatatatatatatatatatatatatatatatatatatatatatggttttgctagaagccacccatgaaggtgtcttttagcaacccaCACCTTAAGGTATGATTTTCACCTTTTAGTTATAATTTGCTAAAAAACACCTTCAtaaaattagttggtgtcttttaaaaaatgctcataaaaggtgtcttctagtaaaactcatatatatatatatatatatatataccgcATGACTTAGGCCTTTTGGTCTGCCAGGAGACTAATCTTCAAGTCGACACAAATGCATCAAGTTGTTTTATTCTTTACAAGGGTTGAGCTCCCTCTCAAACCTCAAATCAACGACTGCAAAAGTTGAACTTAGGTTCATTTTTTGTGAGACTAATGTTACAAACTCTACCGTTGGTTATCTTAGGTCTAATCTTGATTATTAGTAAGTCTAGTGTTTTTATTGAGAGCTATATAGTATAGGGATACAAGATGCATATAACTTGGAAGTATGGTATATTTTGAACTAGATGGTTACAGTTACTAACCGTTACAAAGCAATCATGGAAGAATATACGGAGCAAGCCAGGGGCTTGGCCATTGTCCTTCTTCAACACCTTTGAAAGATGGTCTCTCACTACAGTTTCAAGGTTGGGACAGGTTttggagaagaaagaaaatgagagtCCCTTGACTACTTGGGGATGAGCTTGTGCCTCAGAGGCATGAAAGTGAAAAGCTAATACaagagaagaaataaaaaacaaagcatAAGAATAAGTGTCAAGGCAACAAAACCTTGCCATGTTTTTACTCATTTAGTGGATGGCGACTTGAGATTACCAATTCAgattatttatagaaaaattggGAGCCTCGTACTATGTtccttttttggtggtgtccggggtttgaaGCTCAGACTTTGCATGTATTatacattgttcataccaacagAGTTAACCTCACGTTGACGTATCCTATGTTCTAAAAAAGgcgttttaaattttttggtacaaattaaaaaattattaattaatttcatactGTTAGTTCTTGGTTAACCCGTGCAATGCATGGACGTAAAAACTActattttatatatgatgttctttttttatattgcagaaaattatttatttcgTGTTTTCTTTCCTTTAAATTTGTCAATGTTTTTTTATGCCGCAATGACACATatgtcttctttttttcttcttctagattTACCGATCGTACCTGATTAGAAGGTGACTACCAGTTCAATATCGTACAGTGGTTGAATACCTTAGTTGTTGACTGGAACGACAGGGGGAGTGTACCTGCAAACACTCCTTGCTCAAGTAAGGTATGAGATCAGAACGAAAGGATAAGAGAGTGAGTAGATTCCAACAATGGGGACTGCTAAGAGtcccctttatatagaggtgcgTGTTTGCAGAGTCGTTGTAAGGCACACATGTGTTTGGCAGATTACGGAATCATGAGAATTGTAACTGTTGAGGAGAGGTTTGTGGGAACATGGAAGGAGACATTACTGACTGTTTGAATCACTCTTCGTTGGCTCCGAGCACCCTCCTCGCGGGGAGGGGGTATAACACACTTGAACCCCACAAGAAATATTTAatgcaaataaattaattaatcaaaagaGTTCAAGATGTTActtcttcattttctcaaaacatgTATAATTCGGTTTTCATAAAACTCGCAGTggaaaacaacatcataaatatcTCAGCAACATATAACAAGAGAGCATATGATAAGATCCTTGTGGAGCGAGAGGGATTCACTTTCAAAGTGGAAGTTCAATATGAGAGGAGACCGTTGTTTTGCCATCACCGTTACTCTATTGGACATAATATCTCCACTTGTCGTTGGTTAATTCCTCAACCgccaaatgataaaaatgatcgTGGTAAACAAATTATTGT belongs to Medicago truncatula cultivar Jemalong A17 chromosome 6, MtrunA17r5.0-ANR, whole genome shotgun sequence and includes:
- the LOC25496293 gene encoding peroxidase 12, whose protein sequence is MARFCCLDTYSYALFFISSLVLAFHFHASEAQAHPQVVKGLSFSFFSKTCPNLETVVRDHLSKVLKKDNGQAPGLLRIFFHDCFVTGCDGSILLDAKGGKDEKGEIKNVGIRKEALRTIDDIRSIVHNKCGRIVSCADITVLAAREAVFQSGGPLIKVPLGRRDSLTFNTKATSKIPSPFKKTNETIKTFAEQNFDVTDVVALSGAHTFGRAHCSTFSKRLSSKDPTMEKSLAKSLKTRCPNASSDNTANLDLRTPTFFDNKYYLELMNSRGLFTSDQDLFNDKRTKGLVTSFANNQKLFFEKFSVAITKMSQLSVLTGNQGEIRAKCNVVNTK